In Bacteroidota bacterium, one DNA window encodes the following:
- a CDS encoding bifunctional (p)ppGpp synthetase/guanosine-3',5'-bis(diphosphate) 3'-pyrophosphohydrolase, producing the protein MPSVVPSASPVPPSPSDGSAATVQVEDNSEVVYQQKLDELLTACKGSLRHYDSALVTKAFRLCYEAHKNDRRASGEPYFLHPFEVAMIVVREVPLDDVSVVCALLHDVVEDTAYTIDEIREEFGDTVAEIVDGATKISDIFRSREITQAESYRKLLISMVNDVRVMLIKFADRLHNMRTIEYLSTERQMRMAKETLDIYAPFAHRFGLAKIKWELEDLSFKVLNREAYDEIKRSLAESRVGRESYIAETIAPIRDALQHEGFKFEIVGRPKHIFSIYNKLIRTGKRFDDLYDLFAVRIIIDTKNDNDCFSVYGIVSSIYTPVPERFKNYISVPKKNGYQSIHTTVIGPGGKMVEVQIRTRQMHEIAEKGVAAHWKYKEQVTKTDPEIEEWVKWVSDLFEEDEDDAPKALMESFKLNLYQDEIYVFTPKGDLRILPKGATVVDFAFDIHTQVGVRTIGAKVNGKIVPLHTKLRSGDQVEIITSKAQSPNPDWEHFVATHKARNQIRKFINEDQRAKISKGKELLNKKLAKAKLHVNDDTLARFASATNHGNIGKLHLALAEERVQAEDIISKLRDWLKPGGEPRKEDDGGGAVFEVPYLEESRRQTGILIQGRRDDLLYSYAKCCSPVPGDDVIGVVTVGEGVKIHRRECKNIKRLENDDRKARLIDVEWPSTEETADYLVGIHISGEDRPGMISDLTHVISSYNNTNIRSFSIDSHDQMFDGKMTVYVKNTYHLARLLEKLRQVRGVTNAVRYEE; encoded by the coding sequence ATGCCCTCCGTAGTTCCCAGTGCATCGCCGGTGCCGCCATCGCCGAGTGATGGTTCTGCTGCTACTGTGCAAGTAGAGGACAATTCCGAAGTCGTCTATCAACAGAAACTTGACGAACTCCTGACAGCGTGTAAGGGCAGCCTGCGCCACTATGACTCAGCCCTCGTCACGAAAGCCTTCCGTCTTTGTTACGAAGCTCATAAAAACGATCGCCGGGCATCCGGTGAGCCATACTTTCTGCATCCGTTCGAGGTTGCCATGATCGTAGTGCGGGAAGTCCCGCTCGACGACGTCTCGGTCGTGTGTGCTCTCTTGCACGATGTGGTCGAAGATACCGCGTACACGATCGACGAGATCCGAGAAGAGTTCGGCGATACGGTCGCAGAAATCGTCGATGGGGCCACCAAGATTAGCGATATCTTCCGCTCGCGTGAGATCACTCAGGCAGAGTCGTATCGCAAACTTCTGATCTCGATGGTCAATGACGTACGCGTCATGCTGATCAAGTTTGCTGACCGTTTGCATAACATGCGCACGATCGAGTACCTCTCGACGGAGCGACAGATGCGAATGGCGAAAGAGACGCTCGATATTTATGCACCGTTCGCACATCGCTTCGGTTTGGCGAAGATCAAATGGGAGCTCGAAGACCTCTCATTCAAAGTCCTGAACCGAGAGGCATACGATGAAATCAAACGATCGCTTGCCGAGTCGCGCGTCGGACGGGAATCCTACATCGCCGAGACGATCGCTCCTATCCGGGATGCGTTGCAGCACGAAGGATTCAAGTTTGAGATCGTCGGTCGGCCGAAACACATATTCTCGATTTATAATAAGCTCATCCGTACCGGAAAACGCTTCGACGATCTGTACGATCTGTTCGCGGTTCGGATTATCATCGACACAAAGAACGACAACGACTGTTTCTCGGTCTATGGCATTGTGAGCTCGATCTACACGCCGGTCCCCGAGCGATTCAAGAATTACATTTCAGTCCCGAAGAAAAACGGCTACCAGTCGATACACACAACCGTGATCGGGCCTGGCGGAAAAATGGTGGAGGTTCAAATCCGGACGCGCCAGATGCACGAAATAGCGGAGAAGGGCGTGGCTGCGCACTGGAAGTACAAGGAACAAGTCACCAAGACCGACCCGGAAATCGAGGAGTGGGTCAAATGGGTAAGTGACCTATTCGAAGAAGACGAGGATGATGCTCCGAAGGCCCTGATGGAGAGCTTCAAGCTCAATCTGTATCAGGATGAGATTTATGTATTCACTCCCAAAGGTGATCTTCGCATTTTACCCAAGGGAGCTACCGTGGTCGATTTTGCATTCGATATCCATACACAAGTTGGCGTCCGCACCATTGGGGCGAAAGTGAATGGAAAGATCGTCCCGTTGCACACAAAATTGCGCTCCGGCGATCAGGTTGAGATTATCACTTCGAAGGCTCAGAGTCCGAATCCGGACTGGGAACACTTCGTCGCCACGCATAAGGCTCGTAATCAGATTCGCAAGTTCATCAATGAAGATCAGCGAGCCAAGATCTCCAAAGGGAAAGAACTGCTGAATAAGAAACTTGCCAAGGCGAAGTTGCATGTAAATGACGACACACTGGCGCGTTTCGCATCGGCTACGAACCACGGAAATATCGGGAAGCTACATCTTGCCTTGGCCGAAGAACGTGTCCAGGCAGAGGACATCATCTCGAAACTCCGGGATTGGCTCAAACCCGGAGGGGAACCCCGAAAAGAAGATGATGGTGGCGGTGCAGTGTTTGAAGTGCCATATCTTGAAGAATCTCGTCGTCAAACCGGCATTCTTATTCAGGGCCGCAGAGACGATCTGCTCTATAGTTACGCAAAGTGCTGCAGCCCGGTGCCTGGTGACGATGTGATCGGTGTGGTCACGGTCGGAGAAGGGGTAAAAATCCACCGACGCGAGTGCAAGAACATCAAACGACTTGAGAATGACGACCGTAAAGCACGGTTGATCGATGTCGAATGGCCGAGCACCGAAGAGACGGCGGACTATCTTGTCGGGATTCATATTTCAGGAGAGGACCGACCGGGAATGATTAGCGATCTTACCCATGTCATTTCGAGCTACAATAATACCAATATCCGCTCGTTCAGCATCGACTCACACGATCAAATGTTCGACGGGAAAATGACGGTGTACGTGAAGAATACGTATCATCTTGCGCGTCTACTGGAGAAGCTCCGACAGGTACGCGGTGTGACAAATGCCGTTCGATATGAGGAATAG
- a CDS encoding YchF/TatD family DNA exonuclease, with amino-acid sequence MIDSHCHLQTDQFDPDRDLVIADAMQQGVAGFIVPAIDLASFDATIELANRFPNVWCGLGIHPHSATEWNDEVRDTIALASKNENVVAVGEIGLDYYYDFSPRDVQIRAFSEQIELAKSLHKPIIIHTRDSIDDTIAIVREQYSGRGAEDQFGQFHCFTGTPEQAAEVVELGFAVSFTGNITFKNSTLAPTVQATPLEAMLIETDSPYLAPAPMRGKRNTPALVRLVAEKIAALKNMDVSEIMNQTTENTKKLFRLSLPPALVILLMLLCAMTGTSHAQPGSRPPDSVMTQQRREAEEMIRRQREQLSKEQEVRRQDSIRAAYEAQQQALREAQEQTRRDSLRAVERIQDEERARQKALTPIVWKAIGIGGGIGIGNLSELNQLNRVQLTPTSVFASSLSIGTSITRGIDFQISYNRFNVGDDLINDRLWRQEDSSYVDKFDPLKPPTKFPYYVPTHEDITTKYIAFDVHFVINPHSPVKFYLGLGYNSTTIESKQSYYAVDSLGVHSDSKTVSASFTRGGIKGMFGARYDLELGDNFILSPFADISATFLLSGDKQQPQFDFQTGGDPITFTHLNVGAMIYFGWWHVPRN; translated from the coding sequence ATGATCGATTCGCATTGCCATTTACAGACGGATCAGTTCGATCCGGATCGTGACCTTGTGATCGCGGATGCGATGCAGCAGGGGGTTGCCGGATTCATCGTGCCTGCGATCGACCTGGCAAGTTTCGATGCGACGATCGAACTGGCGAACCGATTTCCGAATGTGTGGTGCGGTCTGGGGATTCACCCACACTCTGCGACGGAATGGAATGACGAGGTTCGCGATACCATTGCGTTGGCGTCCAAAAATGAGAATGTCGTTGCAGTTGGCGAGATTGGGTTGGACTATTACTATGATTTCTCGCCTCGTGACGTTCAAATCCGGGCCTTTTCGGAGCAGATCGAGCTCGCGAAATCGTTGCACAAGCCGATTATTATTCATACTCGCGATTCTATCGACGATACGATTGCCATCGTGCGGGAACAGTACTCGGGCAGAGGCGCGGAAGATCAATTCGGTCAATTCCATTGCTTTACGGGCACTCCGGAGCAGGCGGCCGAGGTTGTAGAGTTAGGATTTGCTGTAAGTTTTACGGGAAATATCACGTTTAAGAATTCGACGCTTGCACCGACTGTGCAGGCGACGCCTCTCGAAGCGATGCTCATAGAGACGGATTCGCCGTATCTGGCGCCCGCGCCGATGAGAGGAAAGCGCAACACGCCGGCACTTGTTCGGTTGGTCGCCGAGAAGATTGCCGCGCTCAAGAATATGGATGTATCTGAGATCATGAATCAAACGACGGAGAATACGAAGAAATTATTTCGCCTGAGCTTGCCACCGGCTCTCGTCATCCTACTGATGTTATTATGTGCGATGACAGGGACATCGCATGCCCAACCCGGAAGCCGTCCGCCGGATTCTGTCATGACGCAGCAGCGTCGTGAGGCAGAGGAGATGATCAGACGGCAACGGGAGCAGCTCTCCAAAGAGCAGGAAGTCAGACGTCAAGATTCGATTCGAGCGGCGTATGAAGCGCAGCAGCAAGCACTGCGAGAGGCACAGGAACAGACACGTCGCGATAGTTTGCGTGCAGTCGAACGCATCCAGGACGAGGAACGCGCACGACAAAAGGCGCTCACTCCGATCGTCTGGAAAGCGATCGGGATTGGTGGGGGAATCGGAATCGGAAATCTCTCGGAGCTCAATCAGCTAAATCGAGTGCAACTTACTCCAACATCAGTCTTTGCTTCCTCGTTATCAATCGGGACTTCGATTACGAGGGGAATTGACTTTCAGATTTCATACAACCGATTCAATGTCGGGGACGACCTTATAAACGATCGGTTGTGGAGGCAAGAGGATTCGTCCTACGTCGATAAATTCGATCCGCTCAAACCGCCTACCAAATTTCCGTACTACGTGCCGACACATGAAGATATCACGACGAAGTATATCGCGTTCGATGTTCACTTTGTGATCAACCCTCACTCTCCGGTAAAATTTTATCTCGGACTTGGGTATAACAGCACGACGATCGAAAGCAAGCAGAGCTATTATGCGGTCGATTCGCTCGGCGTTCATTCGGATTCAAAAACGGTGAGCGCATCGTTCACACGTGGCGGGATCAAGGGGATGTTTGGCGCTCGTTATGATCTTGAGCTCGGGGATAATTTTATACTCTCGCCGTTTGCCGATATCTCTGCAACATTCCTGCTCAGTGGGGATAAGCAACAACCACAGTTCGATTTCCAGACCGGTGGCGATCCTATTACGTTTACCCATCTGAATGTCGGCGCAATGATATACTTCGGGTGGTGGCATGTACCGAGAAACTGA
- a CDS encoding TonB-dependent receptor, translating into MLISAALVRAQERIQGVVIDAHTKAPVVGLTVAIETADHQRIHVRPTSTDGRYDFPLSIGAAYIHISGLGYADTVFAIGHVLFRAIELQPVGGRMDEVVVTAQRHTTLSQDVPVSVSTATAAELTSRGSIAVDDALRWIPGVSVTESQVNIRGSSGYGRGVGSRVLFMLDGMPLLAADNGDIKFDVVPLLDIDRIEVVKGAGSALYGSSALGGIINVITRPTSDTLSIGAVVLGGIYDQPKYSEWRVPTVGSKFASGEVGASGTVGQIGLLGTLAVRRNEGYRLGDDSYKVNGFAKASVPLGGAATWTTSLLAANENHGGWLYWKGLSTPLLPADSLGVVNGRIHSAKENVQSSIELLSDAVSHTFRLDLYHTQFTTDPSVPGGQPGAHSSALNTTGEYDLNTDLSSLYLTAGAIGSYQRVTSDLFTDHSGVSISGYAQAEWHISPAIVTTGFRADAIRHDAQNWLTQVSPKLGVSYAVDEHISMRGSIGSGFRAPTISEQYIDQVFGVFPVRPNPLLVPERSLSSEIGGSYRGQNLFVDAAIFYTRFQHLIEPTFVTGSSASYIQFQNITDADIFGHEEAIEWHPFSNDELSARLAYTYVYPRNRQTNAILEYRPRHLLQTRLGTQWGKWEGSADFRYVSQYESVDSVLSRQVPDGGARVNAYVLDARISRDMQDVTGLPAKLTFQVENLLNYYYVEIVGNVAPLRSYSVRIETAF; encoded by the coding sequence AAAGCTCCGGTTGTGGGGTTGACGGTCGCAATTGAAACCGCCGACCACCAGCGAATCCATGTTCGACCCACTTCAACAGATGGTCGCTATGATTTCCCGCTTTCTATTGGAGCGGCCTATATTCACATCTCCGGTCTCGGTTATGCCGATACCGTCTTCGCGATCGGCCACGTTCTCTTCCGGGCGATCGAACTTCAACCGGTCGGTGGCCGAATGGACGAGGTTGTCGTCACTGCCCAACGGCATACGACACTATCGCAAGACGTCCCCGTTTCGGTGAGTACCGCCACAGCAGCAGAGCTAACATCTCGCGGGAGCATCGCCGTTGACGATGCACTTCGTTGGATACCGGGTGTGAGCGTCACTGAATCGCAAGTAAATATAAGAGGGTCATCGGGATATGGCAGAGGGGTAGGTTCGCGCGTATTGTTCATGCTTGACGGCATGCCGCTGCTCGCGGCGGATAATGGCGATATCAAGTTCGATGTTGTCCCGTTGTTAGATATTGACCGCATCGAAGTTGTTAAAGGGGCAGGCTCTGCATTGTACGGATCGAGCGCGCTCGGTGGGATAATTAACGTGATCACTCGTCCGACGAGCGATACGTTAAGTATTGGCGCGGTCGTATTGGGCGGAATCTACGATCAACCGAAATACAGCGAGTGGCGTGTTCCGACCGTTGGCTCGAAGTTCGCATCCGGAGAGGTCGGTGCTTCCGGCACTGTAGGCCAGATTGGGTTACTTGGCACCCTCGCCGTGCGGCGGAACGAGGGGTACCGTTTAGGCGATGACTCCTATAAGGTGAATGGTTTTGCAAAGGCATCCGTCCCACTTGGTGGTGCCGCTACCTGGACAACGAGTTTGCTTGCAGCAAACGAGAACCATGGGGGATGGTTATACTGGAAGGGATTATCGACTCCATTGCTTCCTGCAGATTCACTCGGTGTAGTGAATGGGCGTATTCATTCTGCGAAAGAGAACGTGCAGTCGAGTATTGAACTGCTCTCGGATGCGGTTTCCCACACATTCCGTCTCGATCTGTATCATACACAGTTTACAACGGATCCTTCCGTACCCGGCGGCCAGCCGGGTGCGCATTCGTCGGCATTGAATACAACGGGCGAGTATGATCTGAACACCGATCTTAGCAGCCTCTACCTGACCGCTGGAGCGATCGGCTCGTATCAACGTGTTACCTCCGACCTATTCACCGATCACTCCGGTGTATCGATTTCGGGGTATGCCCAGGCCGAATGGCATATTTCCCCCGCGATCGTAACCACGGGCTTTCGTGCGGATGCAATTCGGCATGATGCTCAAAATTGGCTGACACAGGTCTCACCGAAGCTCGGCGTGAGTTATGCCGTTGATGAGCATATTTCGATGCGTGGATCGATCGGGAGCGGCTTTCGTGCGCCAACGATCAGCGAGCAATATATCGATCAAGTGTTCGGGGTCTTCCCGGTACGGCCAAACCCGTTGCTTGTACCCGAGCGAAGCCTCTCGTCGGAAATCGGTGGCTCATATCGTGGGCAGAATCTTTTTGTCGATGCCGCAATCTTTTATACACGATTTCAACATCTGATCGAGCCGACATTTGTAACCGGCTCATCTGCTTCGTACATCCAGTTTCAGAACATTACCGATGCAGATATATTCGGGCACGAGGAAGCGATCGAATGGCATCCTTTTTCTAATGACGAGCTTTCCGCGCGACTAGCGTATACCTATGTGTATCCGCGAAATCGTCAGACCAACGCAATCCTTGAATATCGTCCGCGGCATCTCCTACAGACACGATTAGGGACGCAATGGGGGAAATGGGAAGGCTCAGCCGATTTCCGGTACGTGAGCCAGTATGAATCGGTCGACTCCGTTCTTTCCCGTCAAGTGCCGGATGGCGGCGCGCGAGTAAATGCCTACGTTCTGGACGCCCGTATTAGCCGAGATATGCAAGATGTCACCGGATTGCCTGCAAAATTGACCTTTCAGGTAGAGAATCTTCTGAATTATTATTACGTAGAGATTGTAGGAAACGTAGCCCCCCTCAGAAGTTACTCTGTTCGTATAGAGACCGCATTTTGA